The following are from one region of the Hemitrygon akajei chromosome 6, sHemAka1.3, whole genome shotgun sequence genome:
- the c6h5orf63 gene encoding glutaredoxin-like protein C5orf63 homolog — MYLHYFTKLGKPSKPTLEFFLRRTATLKKDLPTLTLFTKDSCTLCEEAKGVLEPYRHRFILQEVDITDPQNSVWFQRYKNDIPVFHMNGQFLMMHRVNLKILERKLAKLEQECNQMS, encoded by the exons ATGTATTTGCATTATTTTACAAAACTGGGTAAACCATCAAAACCTACATTGGAATTTTTCTTAAGAAGGACAGCTACGTTAAAGAAGGATCTGCCAACCTTAACGTTGTTTACCAAG GATTCTTGTACACTTTGTGAAGAAGCCAAAGGAGTTTTGGAGCCATACCGACACAGG TTTATCCTCCAGGAGGTGGACATCACCGATCCACAGAATTCCGTCTGGTTTCAGAGATACAAAAATGATATTCCAGTTTTCCACATGAATGGACAGTTTCTGATGATGCATCGAGTTAACTTGAAGATCCTAGAAAGAAAGCTGGCCAAACTAGAACAGGAATGTAACCAAATGTCATAA